In Grus americana isolate bGruAme1 chromosome 4, bGruAme1.mat, whole genome shotgun sequence, one genomic interval encodes:
- the ADAMTS3 gene encoding A disintegrin and metalloproteinase with thrombospondin motifs 3 isoform X4: MIRTDKDEYFIEPLERGKQMEEEKGRVHMVYRRSAVAQHPTAVLPDVHTEEPLLGGLGDLGSLFGRVEQQLNETLRRRRHAGDDDYNIEVLLGVDDSVVRFHGKEHVQNYLLTLMNIVNEIYHDESLGVHINVVLVRMIMLGYAKSISLIERGNPSRSLENVCRWAYQQQKSDPNHSEHHDHAIFLTRQDFGPAGMQGYAPVTGMCHPVRSCTLNHEDGFSSAFVVAHETGHVLGMEHDGQGNRCGDETAMGSVMAPLVQAAFHRYHWSRCSGQELKRYIHSYDCLLDDPFEHDWPKLPELPGINYSMDDQCRFDFGVGYKMCTAFRTFDPCKQLWCSHPDNPYFCKTKKGPPLDGTECAPGKWCYKGHCMWKNANQLKQDGNWGPWTKFGSCSRTCGTGVRFRTRQCNNPMPINGGEDCAGVNFEFQLCNTEECPKHFEDFRAQQCQQRNSHFEYQGSKHHWLPYEHPDPNKRCHLYCQSKETGDVAYVKQLAHDGTRCSYKDPYSICVRGECVKVGCDKEIGSNKVEDKCGVCGGDNSHCRTVKGTFTRTPKKLGYLKMFDIPPGARHVFIQEDEASPHFLAIKNQATGHYILNGKGEEARSRSFIDLGVEWEYNIEDDIETLHTDGPLHDAVVVLIIPRENDTRSSLTYKYIIHEDSVPTINSNNVLQEEIDTFEWALKSWSQCSKPCGGGFQYTKYGCRRKSDNKMVHRSFCEASKKPKPIRRMCNLQECTQPLWAADEWEYCTKTCGNSGYQLRTVRCIQPLHDGANRSVHFKYCSGDRPESRRPCNRVPCPAQWKAGPWSECSVTCGEGTETRQIVCRAGDRCDGEKPESVRVCKLAACNDEPCMGDKSIFCQMEVLARYCSIPGYNKLCCESCSKRSSTLPPPFLTEAAEREEEATFGQRALPGALMMPTPAAPPHAQLLPARSSLLPVAEEDADTHASPSSAKPEGGEFPQRRAPQARKTSRLFALLRQSPANSGGLGPRNATAGAPSPARTSRSSEKRRPSRSSAVER, from the exons AGCCTCTCCTCGGCGGCCTCGGAGACCTGGGTTCCCTGTTCGGCCGCGTAGAGCAGCAACTGAACGAAACCCTGAGGCGACGCAGGCACGCGGGAGACGACGACTACAACATCGAGGTGCTGCTCGGGGTGGACGACTCCGTCGTCCGATTCCACGGCAAAGAACACGTTCAGAACTACCTCCTCACCCTCATGAACATC gtgAATGAAATTTACCACGACGAGTCCCTGGGGGTTCACATCAACGTTGTGCTGGTCCGAATGATCATGCTGGGGTACGCGAAG TCCATTAGCTTGATTGAGAGGGGGAATCCCTCGAGAAGCTTGGAGAACGTTTGCCGCTGGGCCTATCAGCAGCAGAAGTCAGACCCCAATCACTCCGAGCACCACGACCATGCCATCTTCTTAACCAGGCAAGATTTTGGGCCCGCTGGTATGCAAG GATATGCTCCTGTTACTGGCATGTGTCACCCGGTCCGAAGCTGCACTCTCAACCACGAGGATGGCTTTTCATCAGCTTTTGTGGTCGCTCATGAAACCGGTCACGT GCTGGGAATGGAGCACGATGGGCAAGGGAACAGATGTGGGGATGAGACAGCAATGGGGAGCGTCATGGCTCCCTTGGTGCAGGCTGCCTTCCATCGCTACCACTGGTCCAGGTGCAGCGGCCAGGAGCTCAAGCGATACATACA CTCTTACGACTGTCTTCTCGACGACCCCTTCGAACACGATTGGCCCAAGCTCCCTGAACTGCCAGGCATCAATTATTCCATGGACGATCAGTGCCGCTTTGATTTTGGCGTTGGCTATAAAATGTGCACAGCG TTCCGAACCTTTGACCCGTGCAAGCAGTTGTGGTGCAGCCATCCAGACAACCCGTATTTCTGTAAGACTAAGAAAGGACCTCCCCTCGATGGGACAGAATGCGCCCCTGGGAAA TGGTGCTATAAAGGTCACTGCATGTGGAAGAACGCGAACCAGCTGAAGCAGGACGGCAACTGGGGCCCCTGGACGAAGTTTGGCTCCTGCTCACGGACCTGCGGAACTGGAGTTCGCTTTCGAACGCGCCAGTGCAACAATCCAAT GCCCATTAACGGAGGCGAAGACTGTGCTGGTGTCAATTTTGAGTTTCAACTTTGCAATACAGAGGAGTGTCCGAAGCACTTTGAGGACTTCAGAGCGCAGCAGTGTCAGCAACGCAATTCCCACTTTGAGTATCAGGGCAGCAAGCACCACTGGCTGCCGTACGAACACCCGGACC CTAATAAGAGATGTCACCTGTACTGCCAGTCCAAAGAAACCGGAGACGTTGCGTACGTGAAACAGCTGGCACACGACGGGACTCGCTGTTCCTACAAGGATCCCTACAGCATCTGTGTCCGGGGAGAATGCGTG AAAGTGGGCTGTGACAAGGAAATTGGCTCCAACAAGGTTGAAGATAAGTGTGGCGTCTGTGGCGGGGACAACTCTCATTGCCGAACCGTGAAGGGAACCTTCACCCGCACCCCCAAAAAGCTCG GGTACCTTAAGATGTTTGATATCCCTCCCGGTGCTCGACATGTGTTTATCCAAGAAGACGAGGCTTCTCCTCACTTTCTTG CAATTAAGAACCAGGCCACGGGACACTACATTCTGAACGGGAAAGGGGAGGAGGCCAGATCCCGATCTTTCATTGACCTGGGCGTGGAGTGGGAGTACAACATAGAGGACGACATAGAAACTCTGCACACGGACGGGCCCTTGCACGACGCGGTGGTTGTGCTG ATCATTCCTCGGGAGAACGACACAAGATCTAGCCTGACTTACAAATACATCATTCACGAGGATTCGGTACCAACCATCAACAGCAACAACGTCCTACAAGAAGAAATAGATACTTTTGAGTGGGCGTTGAAGAGTTGGTCGCAGTGCTCCAAACCCTGTGGTGGAG ggTTCCAGTACACCAAATACGGGTGCCGCAGGAAAAGTGACAACAAAATGGTTCATCGCAGCTTCTGTGAAGCCAGCAAAAAGCCAAAGCCCATTCGCAGAATGTGCAATCTTCAGGAATGCACGCAGCCTCT ctgggcagcagaTGAGTGGGAATACTGCACAAAAACCTGCGGGAATTCAGGCTACCAGCTCCGAACTGTGCGTTGCATCCAACCCCTCCACGACGGTGCAAACCGCTCCGTGCATTTCAAGTACTGCAGCGGGGATCGCCCCGAGAGCCGCCGGCCCTGCAACCGCGTCCCGTGCCCCGCGCAGTGGAAGGCTGGACCCTGGTCGGAG TGTTCCGTGACCTGCGGGGAGGGAACCGAGACCCGGCAGATCGTGTGCCGTGCTGGCGACCGGTGCGACGGAGAAAAGCCGGAATCAGTGAGGGTTTGTAAACTCGCTGCCTGTAACG ATGAGCCCTGTATGGGAGACAAATCCATTTTCTGTCAGATGGAAGTGCTCGCGCGTTACTGCTCCATCCCCGGCTACAACAAGCTGTGCTGCGAGTCCTGCAGCAAGCGCAGCAGCACCCTCCCACCGCCCTTCCTTACCGAAGCGGCTGAACGGGAAGAGGAGGCGACGTTTGGTCAGCGCGCCCTGCCTGGGGCTTTGATGATGCCGACGCCCGCAGCGCCGCCCCACGCGCAGCTCCTGCCCGCGAGGAGTTCCCTGCTCCCTGTTGCAGAAGAGGACGCAGATACGCACGCCTCCCCGTCCAGCGCCAAGCCCGAAGGTGGTGAGTTTCCGCAGCGGAGGGCTCCTCAGGCGAGGAAGACGTCTAGGCTGTTTGCTTTGCTACGCCAGTCGCCCGCCAACAGCGGCGGCCTCGGTCCTCGTAACGCCACGGCGGGCGCTCCTTCTCCAGCGAGAACCTCACGGAGTAGCGAGAAGAGACGGCCTTCGAGGTCCTCCGCTGTGGAAAGATGA
- the ADAMTS3 gene encoding A disintegrin and metalloproteinase with thrombospondin motifs 3 isoform X5 gives MTEPLLGGLGDLGSLFGRVEQQLNETLRRRRHAGDDDYNIEVLLGVDDSVVRFHGKEHVQNYLLTLMNIVNEIYHDESLGVHINVVLVRMIMLGYAKSISLIERGNPSRSLENVCRWAYQQQKSDPNHSEHHDHAIFLTRQDFGPAGMQGYAPVTGMCHPVRSCTLNHEDGFSSAFVVAHETGHVLGMEHDGQGNRCGDETAMGSVMAPLVQAAFHRYHWSRCSGQELKRYIHSYDCLLDDPFEHDWPKLPELPGINYSMDDQCRFDFGVGYKMCTAFRTFDPCKQLWCSHPDNPYFCKTKKGPPLDGTECAPGKWCYKGHCMWKNANQLKQDGNWGPWTKFGSCSRTCGTGVRFRTRQCNNPMPINGGEDCAGVNFEFQLCNTEECPKHFEDFRAQQCQQRNSHFEYQGSKHHWLPYEHPDPNKRCHLYCQSKETGDVAYVKQLAHDGTRCSYKDPYSICVRGECVKVGCDKEIGSNKVEDKCGVCGGDNSHCRTVKGTFTRTPKKLGYLKMFDIPPGARHVFIQEDEASPHFLAIKNQATGHYILNGKGEEARSRSFIDLGVEWEYNIEDDIETLHTDGPLHDAVVVLIIPRENDTRSSLTYKYIIHEDSVPTINSNNVLQEEIDTFEWALKSWSQCSKPCGGGFQYTKYGCRRKSDNKMVHRSFCEASKKPKPIRRMCNLQECTQPLWAADEWEYCTKTCGNSGYQLRTVRCIQPLHDGANRSVHFKYCSGDRPESRRPCNRVPCPAQWKAGPWSECSVTCGEGTETRQIVCRAGDRCDGEKPESVRVCKLAACNDEPCMGDKSIFCQMEVLARYCSIPGYNKLCCESCSKRSSTLPPPFLTEAAEREEEATFGQRALPGALMMPTPAAPPHAQLLPARSSLLPVAEEDADTHASPSSAKPEGGEFPQRRAPQARKTSRLFALLRQSPANSGGLGPRNATAGAPSPARTSRSSEKRRPSRSSAVER, from the exons AGCCTCTCCTCGGCGGCCTCGGAGACCTGGGTTCCCTGTTCGGCCGCGTAGAGCAGCAACTGAACGAAACCCTGAGGCGACGCAGGCACGCGGGAGACGACGACTACAACATCGAGGTGCTGCTCGGGGTGGACGACTCCGTCGTCCGATTCCACGGCAAAGAACACGTTCAGAACTACCTCCTCACCCTCATGAACATC gtgAATGAAATTTACCACGACGAGTCCCTGGGGGTTCACATCAACGTTGTGCTGGTCCGAATGATCATGCTGGGGTACGCGAAG TCCATTAGCTTGATTGAGAGGGGGAATCCCTCGAGAAGCTTGGAGAACGTTTGCCGCTGGGCCTATCAGCAGCAGAAGTCAGACCCCAATCACTCCGAGCACCACGACCATGCCATCTTCTTAACCAGGCAAGATTTTGGGCCCGCTGGTATGCAAG GATATGCTCCTGTTACTGGCATGTGTCACCCGGTCCGAAGCTGCACTCTCAACCACGAGGATGGCTTTTCATCAGCTTTTGTGGTCGCTCATGAAACCGGTCACGT GCTGGGAATGGAGCACGATGGGCAAGGGAACAGATGTGGGGATGAGACAGCAATGGGGAGCGTCATGGCTCCCTTGGTGCAGGCTGCCTTCCATCGCTACCACTGGTCCAGGTGCAGCGGCCAGGAGCTCAAGCGATACATACA CTCTTACGACTGTCTTCTCGACGACCCCTTCGAACACGATTGGCCCAAGCTCCCTGAACTGCCAGGCATCAATTATTCCATGGACGATCAGTGCCGCTTTGATTTTGGCGTTGGCTATAAAATGTGCACAGCG TTCCGAACCTTTGACCCGTGCAAGCAGTTGTGGTGCAGCCATCCAGACAACCCGTATTTCTGTAAGACTAAGAAAGGACCTCCCCTCGATGGGACAGAATGCGCCCCTGGGAAA TGGTGCTATAAAGGTCACTGCATGTGGAAGAACGCGAACCAGCTGAAGCAGGACGGCAACTGGGGCCCCTGGACGAAGTTTGGCTCCTGCTCACGGACCTGCGGAACTGGAGTTCGCTTTCGAACGCGCCAGTGCAACAATCCAAT GCCCATTAACGGAGGCGAAGACTGTGCTGGTGTCAATTTTGAGTTTCAACTTTGCAATACAGAGGAGTGTCCGAAGCACTTTGAGGACTTCAGAGCGCAGCAGTGTCAGCAACGCAATTCCCACTTTGAGTATCAGGGCAGCAAGCACCACTGGCTGCCGTACGAACACCCGGACC CTAATAAGAGATGTCACCTGTACTGCCAGTCCAAAGAAACCGGAGACGTTGCGTACGTGAAACAGCTGGCACACGACGGGACTCGCTGTTCCTACAAGGATCCCTACAGCATCTGTGTCCGGGGAGAATGCGTG AAAGTGGGCTGTGACAAGGAAATTGGCTCCAACAAGGTTGAAGATAAGTGTGGCGTCTGTGGCGGGGACAACTCTCATTGCCGAACCGTGAAGGGAACCTTCACCCGCACCCCCAAAAAGCTCG GGTACCTTAAGATGTTTGATATCCCTCCCGGTGCTCGACATGTGTTTATCCAAGAAGACGAGGCTTCTCCTCACTTTCTTG CAATTAAGAACCAGGCCACGGGACACTACATTCTGAACGGGAAAGGGGAGGAGGCCAGATCCCGATCTTTCATTGACCTGGGCGTGGAGTGGGAGTACAACATAGAGGACGACATAGAAACTCTGCACACGGACGGGCCCTTGCACGACGCGGTGGTTGTGCTG ATCATTCCTCGGGAGAACGACACAAGATCTAGCCTGACTTACAAATACATCATTCACGAGGATTCGGTACCAACCATCAACAGCAACAACGTCCTACAAGAAGAAATAGATACTTTTGAGTGGGCGTTGAAGAGTTGGTCGCAGTGCTCCAAACCCTGTGGTGGAG ggTTCCAGTACACCAAATACGGGTGCCGCAGGAAAAGTGACAACAAAATGGTTCATCGCAGCTTCTGTGAAGCCAGCAAAAAGCCAAAGCCCATTCGCAGAATGTGCAATCTTCAGGAATGCACGCAGCCTCT ctgggcagcagaTGAGTGGGAATACTGCACAAAAACCTGCGGGAATTCAGGCTACCAGCTCCGAACTGTGCGTTGCATCCAACCCCTCCACGACGGTGCAAACCGCTCCGTGCATTTCAAGTACTGCAGCGGGGATCGCCCCGAGAGCCGCCGGCCCTGCAACCGCGTCCCGTGCCCCGCGCAGTGGAAGGCTGGACCCTGGTCGGAG TGTTCCGTGACCTGCGGGGAGGGAACCGAGACCCGGCAGATCGTGTGCCGTGCTGGCGACCGGTGCGACGGAGAAAAGCCGGAATCAGTGAGGGTTTGTAAACTCGCTGCCTGTAACG ATGAGCCCTGTATGGGAGACAAATCCATTTTCTGTCAGATGGAAGTGCTCGCGCGTTACTGCTCCATCCCCGGCTACAACAAGCTGTGCTGCGAGTCCTGCAGCAAGCGCAGCAGCACCCTCCCACCGCCCTTCCTTACCGAAGCGGCTGAACGGGAAGAGGAGGCGACGTTTGGTCAGCGCGCCCTGCCTGGGGCTTTGATGATGCCGACGCCCGCAGCGCCGCCCCACGCGCAGCTCCTGCCCGCGAGGAGTTCCCTGCTCCCTGTTGCAGAAGAGGACGCAGATACGCACGCCTCCCCGTCCAGCGCCAAGCCCGAAGGTGGTGAGTTTCCGCAGCGGAGGGCTCCTCAGGCGAGGAAGACGTCTAGGCTGTTTGCTTTGCTACGCCAGTCGCCCGCCAACAGCGGCGGCCTCGGTCCTCGTAACGCCACGGCGGGCGCTCCTTCTCCAGCGAGAACCTCACGGAGTAGCGAGAAGAGACGGCCTTCGAGGTCCTCCGCTGTGGAAAGATGA